A genomic region of Ensifer adhaerens contains the following coding sequences:
- a CDS encoding ABC transporter substrate-binding protein, with the protein MKRSLLLGVAAFALIAGAAGAADLKFKPGEDKKFNWASFEEFKKGHDLKGQTLTIFGPWRGEDEALFKSVYAYFTEATGAEIKYSSSENYEQQIVIDTQAGSPSEISILPQPGLIADLASKGYLTPLGDETQKWLLDNYAAGQSWVDLSTYKGKDGNAALYAFPYKIDVKSLVWYVPENFEDAGYEVPKTMEELKALTEKIAADGGKPWCIGLGSGGATGWPATDWVEDLMLRTQPADVYDKWVKNEIPFTDPAVVGALDEFGWFAKNDKFVDGGAAAVASTDFRDSPKGLFASPPKCYLHHQASFIPSFFPEGTVIGEDADFFYMPPYESKKELGNPVLGAGTLAMITKDSPAARAFIEFLKTPIAHEVWMAQTSFLTPYKSVNVDTYGNPPLKKQGEILLNATTFRFDGSDLMPGKIGAGAFWTGMVDFVGGKSSADVADGVQKAWDAIK; encoded by the coding sequence GTGAAGAGATCATTGCTGTTGGGCGTGGCGGCGTTTGCCCTCATTGCAGGTGCTGCCGGCGCCGCGGACCTCAAGTTCAAGCCGGGTGAAGATAAGAAGTTCAACTGGGCAAGCTTCGAAGAATTCAAGAAGGGGCACGACCTCAAGGGCCAGACGCTGACCATCTTCGGTCCGTGGCGCGGCGAGGATGAGGCGCTGTTCAAGAGCGTCTACGCCTACTTCACCGAAGCGACGGGCGCCGAGATCAAGTACTCGTCTTCGGAAAACTACGAACAGCAGATCGTCATCGACACCCAGGCCGGAAGCCCCTCCGAAATCTCGATCCTGCCGCAGCCGGGTCTGATCGCCGATCTCGCCTCCAAGGGTTACCTGACGCCGCTTGGCGACGAGACCCAGAAGTGGCTGCTCGACAACTACGCAGCCGGCCAGTCCTGGGTCGATCTTTCGACCTACAAGGGCAAGGACGGCAACGCCGCGCTTTACGCCTTCCCCTACAAGATCGACGTGAAGTCTCTCGTCTGGTACGTGCCGGAAAACTTCGAGGACGCCGGCTACGAAGTGCCGAAGACCATGGAAGAGCTGAAGGCGCTGACCGAGAAGATCGCCGCCGACGGCGGCAAGCCCTGGTGCATCGGGCTCGGCTCTGGCGGCGCGACCGGCTGGCCGGCAACCGACTGGGTGGAAGACCTGATGCTGCGCACGCAGCCGGCTGACGTCTACGACAAGTGGGTCAAGAACGAGATCCCGTTCACCGATCCGGCCGTTGTCGGCGCGCTCGACGAGTTCGGCTGGTTCGCCAAGAACGACAAGTTCGTCGATGGCGGTGCCGCGGCCGTTGCCTCGACCGACTTCCGCGACAGCCCGAAGGGCCTTTTTGCCTCGCCGCCGAAGTGCTACCTGCACCACCAGGCATCCTTCATCCCGTCCTTCTTCCCCGAGGGTACGGTGATCGGCGAGGACGCCGACTTCTTCTACATGCCGCCTTACGAGAGCAAGAAGGAACTCGGAAACCCGGTGCTTGGCGCCGGCACGCTGGCGATGATCACGAAGGATTCTCCGGCCGCACGCGCCTTCATCGAGTTCCTGAAGACGCCGATCGCACACGAAGTCTGGATGGCCCAGACGAGCTTCCTGACGCCCTACAAGAGCGTAAACGTCGACACCTACGGCAACCCGCCGCTGAAGAAGCAGGGTGAAATCCTGCTCAACGCCACCACCTTCCGCTTCGACGGTTCCGACCTGATGCCTGGCAAGATCGGTGCGGGTGCGTTCTGGACCGGCATGGTCGATTTCGTCGGCGGCAAGTCGTCGGCAGACGTTGCCGACGGCGTGCAGAAGGCCTGGGACGCCATCAAGTAA
- a CDS encoding carbohydrate ABC transporter permease, producing the protein MLFQLVKAAGFMLGGVIGCAAYFWGTSFILDLIFPSKGKSGAVASRNLRITNAIRPWLFLGPALLALTVYLIYPVFMSLWYSVHDRAGQNFVGVSNYVWMVNDGEFRQSIYNNFLWLLVVPALATFFGLIIAALTDRIWWGNIAKTLIFMPMAISFVGAAVIWKFIYDFRPEGAEQIGLLNGIVTAFGGDPQAWITLPFWNNFFLMAILVWIQTGFAMVILSAALRGIPEETIEAAVIDGANGWQIFFKIMVPQIWGTIAVVWTTITILVLKVFDIVLAMTNGQWQSQVLANLMFDWMFRGGGDFGRGAAIAVVIMILVIPIMVWNIRNAAKEMKGH; encoded by the coding sequence ATGTTGTTTCAGCTTGTAAAGGCTGCAGGGTTCATGTTGGGCGGGGTCATCGGCTGTGCCGCCTATTTCTGGGGAACCAGTTTCATTCTCGACCTGATATTCCCATCGAAGGGAAAATCGGGTGCCGTCGCCTCAAGAAACCTGCGCATCACCAACGCAATCCGCCCGTGGTTGTTTCTGGGGCCGGCGCTGCTCGCGCTGACAGTGTACCTAATCTATCCCGTCTTCATGTCGCTCTGGTACAGCGTGCATGATCGCGCCGGCCAGAACTTCGTCGGTGTCAGCAACTACGTCTGGATGGTCAACGACGGCGAGTTCCGCCAGTCGATCTACAACAACTTCCTCTGGCTGCTGGTCGTTCCGGCCTTGGCAACCTTCTTTGGCTTGATCATTGCCGCGCTCACCGACCGCATCTGGTGGGGCAACATCGCCAAGACCCTGATCTTCATGCCAATGGCGATCTCGTTTGTCGGCGCTGCGGTCATCTGGAAGTTCATCTACGATTTTCGCCCTGAGGGCGCGGAGCAGATCGGTCTGCTGAACGGGATCGTGACTGCCTTCGGCGGCGATCCGCAAGCTTGGATCACGCTGCCCTTCTGGAACAACTTCTTCCTCATGGCGATCCTTGTCTGGATCCAGACGGGCTTCGCCATGGTCATTCTTTCTGCGGCGCTGCGGGGCATTCCCGAAGAAACGATCGAGGCGGCCGTCATTGACGGCGCCAATGGCTGGCAGATCTTCTTCAAGATCATGGTGCCGCAGATCTGGGGCACGATCGCCGTCGTCTGGACGACGATCACCATTCTTGTGCTGAAGGTCTTCGATATCGTTCTCGCCATGACCAACGGTCAGTGGCAGAGCCAGGTGCTCGCCAACCTGATGTTCGACTGGATGTTCCGCGGCGGCGGTGACTTCGGTCGAGGGGCGGCGATCGCCGTCGTCATCATGATCCTCGTCATTCCGATCATGGTCTGGAACATCCGCAATGCGGCCAAGGAAATGAAGGGGCACTGA
- a CDS encoding carbohydrate ABC transporter permease, translating into MNPATRSPLMWVVHLSVLLIVALWTLPTAGLLISSLRDKDQLAVSGWWTALSTSSQNIVVRAPGPESQVERDGKFVIAGNLLEGQAGQISAFGFNSREPTAFKAGETAELNDGEKLTVQADGNFEIVSDKKMEGSRGQRVFITASSPPRFTFDNYAEVLAAENIGRSFINSLTVAVPATIIPIMIAAFAAYALAWMPFPGRAILIAVVVGLLVVPLQMSLIPLLKLYNGVGTILGVPPKTYVGIWLAHTGFGLPLAIYLLRNYMAGLPREIMESARVDGASDFDIFVKIILPLSFPALASFAIFQFLWTWNDLLVAIVFLGAGPDELVLTGRLVNLLGSRGGNWEILTASAFITIIVPLIVFFSLQRYLVRGLLAGSVKGG; encoded by the coding sequence ATGAATCCAGCGACACGCTCCCCCCTCATGTGGGTTGTCCACCTTTCGGTCCTTTTGATCGTGGCGCTCTGGACGCTGCCGACCGCCGGCTTGTTGATCTCGTCACTGCGCGACAAGGATCAGCTCGCTGTTTCCGGCTGGTGGACGGCGCTTTCGACATCGTCGCAGAACATCGTCGTCCGGGCGCCCGGTCCTGAGAGTCAGGTCGAGCGCGACGGCAAGTTCGTGATCGCCGGCAATCTGCTCGAAGGGCAGGCGGGGCAGATTTCCGCCTTCGGCTTCAACAGCCGCGAGCCGACTGCGTTCAAGGCCGGTGAGACCGCCGAACTCAACGACGGCGAAAAACTGACGGTTCAGGCCGACGGCAATTTCGAGATCGTCTCAGACAAGAAGATGGAAGGAAGCCGCGGCCAGCGCGTGTTCATCACGGCCTCGTCGCCGCCGCGCTTCACCTTCGACAACTATGCCGAGGTGCTGGCCGCCGAAAACATTGGCCGGTCCTTCATCAACTCGCTGACCGTCGCGGTGCCCGCGACGATCATTCCGATCATGATTGCCGCCTTCGCGGCCTATGCGCTTGCCTGGATGCCGTTCCCTGGCCGGGCAATTCTGATTGCCGTCGTCGTCGGCCTTCTGGTCGTGCCGCTGCAGATGTCGCTGATCCCGCTGCTGAAGCTCTATAACGGTGTCGGTACAATCTTGGGCGTGCCGCCCAAGACCTATGTCGGCATCTGGCTGGCGCATACCGGCTTCGGCCTGCCGCTGGCGATCTATCTCTTGCGCAACTACATGGCCGGCCTGCCGCGCGAAATCATGGAATCCGCCCGCGTCGATGGCGCCAGCGATTTCGATATCTTCGTCAAGATCATCCTGCCCTTGTCCTTCCCGGCGCTTGCCTCGTTCGCGATTTTCCAGTTCCTTTGGACCTGGAACGACCTTCTGGTGGCGATCGTGTTCCTGGGGGCGGGGCCGGACGAATTGGTCCTGACGGGCCGGCTCGTCAACTTGCTCGGTTCACGCGGCGGCAATTGGGAAATCCTGACGGCCTCCGCCTTCATTACCATCATCGTTCCGCTGATCGTCTTCTTCAGCCTGCAACGCTATCTCGTGCGCGGCTTGCTGGCGGGTTCGGTCAAGGGCGGCTGA
- a CDS encoding alpha-glucosidase family protein yields MTEMSNSTLQPDRDWWRGAVIYQIYPRSYQDSNDDGIGDLKGIVARLPHIAALGADAIWISPFFTSPMKDFGYDVSNYTDVDHIFGSLADFDAVIAEAHRLGIRVMIDLVLSHTSDQHPWFVESRSSRTNAKADWYVWADSKPDGTPPNNWLSIFGGSAWAWDPTRLQYYLHNFLTSQPDLNLHNPEVQEALLGVERFWLERGVDGFRLDTINFYFHDKQLRDNPALAPERRNAQTAPAVNPYNYQEHLYDKNQPENLAFLKRFRAVMDEFPAIAAVGEVGDSQRGLEIAGEYTSGGDKMQMCYAFEFLAPDPLTPATVAEVLGNFQKAAPEGWACWAFSNHDVVRHVSRWSEGVADRDAHAKLLASLLMSLRGSVCIYQGEELALTEAELAYEDLKDPYGIQFWPDFKGRDGCRTPMVWDGAAVNGGFGAAKPWLPVPSEHLQRAVSIQQGDEASVLEHYRRFLHFRKAHPAFAKGEIEFVSTDTPVLAFVRSYGNEKIFCLFNMSGEPVAALLPNEPLAALEGHGFVAEVGAGTVKLSAWGAFFARMV; encoded by the coding sequence ATGACCGAAATGAGCAACTCCACTTTGCAACCGGACCGGGACTGGTGGCGCGGCGCGGTGATCTATCAGATCTATCCGCGCTCCTATCAGGACTCCAACGACGACGGCATCGGCGACCTGAAGGGCATCGTTGCCCGGCTGCCGCACATCGCCGCCCTCGGTGCCGATGCAATCTGGATTTCGCCGTTCTTCACCTCGCCGATGAAGGACTTCGGTTACGACGTCTCCAACTACACCGATGTCGACCATATCTTCGGCAGCCTTGCGGATTTCGATGCCGTGATAGCTGAGGCGCACCGCCTCGGCATCCGGGTGATGATCGATCTGGTGTTATCGCATACCTCGGACCAGCATCCCTGGTTCGTCGAGAGCCGGTCGAGCCGGACGAACGCCAAGGCGGATTGGTACGTCTGGGCAGACTCCAAACCCGACGGCACGCCGCCCAACAACTGGCTGTCGATCTTCGGTGGCTCGGCCTGGGCGTGGGATCCGACCCGCCTGCAGTATTACCTGCACAACTTCCTGACCTCGCAGCCGGACCTCAATCTGCACAATCCGGAGGTTCAGGAAGCGCTTCTCGGCGTCGAACGCTTCTGGCTGGAGCGCGGTGTTGACGGCTTCCGCCTCGACACCATCAACTTCTATTTCCATGACAAGCAGCTGCGTGACAATCCGGCACTGGCGCCGGAGCGCCGCAACGCCCAGACCGCGCCTGCCGTGAACCCCTACAACTATCAGGAACATCTCTACGACAAGAATCAGCCGGAGAACCTGGCATTCCTGAAGCGCTTCCGCGCCGTCATGGACGAATTCCCCGCGATCGCCGCGGTCGGCGAGGTCGGCGACAGCCAGCGCGGCCTGGAGATCGCCGGCGAATACACCTCCGGCGGCGACAAGATGCAGATGTGCTACGCGTTCGAGTTCCTGGCGCCGGATCCGCTGACGCCGGCGACCGTTGCCGAGGTTCTCGGGAATTTCCAAAAGGCTGCGCCCGAAGGCTGGGCCTGCTGGGCCTTCTCCAACCACGACGTCGTGCGCCATGTCAGCCGCTGGAGTGAAGGTGTTGCCGATCGCGACGCGCATGCGAAGCTTCTCGCGAGCCTGTTGATGTCGCTACGCGGCTCGGTCTGTATCTATCAGGGCGAGGAGCTGGCACTGACGGAGGCGGAACTTGCCTATGAGGATCTGAAGGATCCCTATGGGATCCAGTTCTGGCCCGACTTCAAGGGCCGCGACGGCTGCCGCACGCCGATGGTTTGGGATGGCGCGGCGGTCAATGGCGGCTTCGGCGCCGCCAAACCTTGGCTGCCGGTGCCCTCAGAGCATCTCCAGCGCGCCGTGTCGATCCAGCAGGGCGACGAGGCCTCGGTCCTCGAACACTATCGCCGCTTCCTGCATTTCCGGAAGGCGCATCCGGCGTTTGCCAAGGGCGAGATCGAGTTCGTAAGCACGGATACTCCGGTTCTCGCCTTCGTGCGCAGCTACGGCAACGAGAAGATCTTCTGCCTCTTCAACATGAGCGGCGAGCCAGTGGCGGCCCTGTTGCCGAATGAACCGCTTGCCGCGCTGGAGGGGCATGGCTTCGTTGCCGAGGTCGGGGCTGGAACGGTCAAGCTTTCAGCCTGGGGCGCGTTTTTCGCGCGGATGGTATGA
- a CDS encoding ABC transporter ATP-binding protein: protein MTGLLLKDIRKSYGAVDVIHGINLDIKQGEFIVFVGPSGCGKSTLLRMIAGLEEITGGDMFIDGERVNTVPPSKRGIAMVFQSYALYPHMTVYDNMAFGMRIAKETKEEIDRRVRNAADILQLTKYLDRLPKALSGGQRQRVAIGRAICRDPKVFLFDEPLSNLDAALRVATRIEIAKLSEQMADTTMIYVTHDQVEAMTLADRIVVLSQGHIEQVGAPLELYERPANLFVARFIGSPAMNIIPSTVTASGAQTTVKLTGGKSVTLDIPTDASQNGKTASFGVRPEDLQVSTGDDFLFEGTVSIVEALGEVTLLYIEGLVDKEPIIAKIPGILPVHRGDKVRFTADKAKLHLFDAEGRSYRT, encoded by the coding sequence ATGACAGGTCTGCTGCTTAAAGATATCCGCAAGTCCTACGGCGCGGTCGATGTCATTCATGGCATCAATCTCGACATCAAGCAGGGCGAGTTCATCGTCTTCGTCGGCCCGTCCGGCTGCGGAAAGTCGACGCTGCTGCGCATGATCGCGGGTCTCGAGGAGATCACCGGCGGCGACATGTTCATCGATGGCGAGCGCGTCAACACCGTGCCGCCGTCGAAGCGCGGCATTGCCATGGTGTTCCAGTCCTACGCGCTCTACCCGCACATGACGGTTTACGACAACATGGCCTTCGGCATGCGGATCGCCAAGGAGACGAAGGAGGAGATCGACCGTCGCGTGCGTAACGCCGCCGATATCCTGCAGCTCACCAAATATCTAGACCGCTTGCCCAAGGCTCTGTCCGGTGGCCAGCGCCAGCGCGTCGCCATTGGCCGCGCGATCTGCCGTGACCCCAAGGTCTTCCTGTTCGACGAGCCGCTGTCGAACCTGGATGCGGCCCTGCGCGTCGCCACCCGCATCGAGATCGCCAAGCTCAGTGAGCAGATGGCGGACACGACGATGATCTACGTCACTCACGACCAGGTGGAGGCGATGACGCTCGCCGACCGCATCGTGGTTCTGTCACAGGGGCACATCGAGCAGGTGGGCGCGCCGTTGGAACTCTATGAGCGTCCGGCCAATCTCTTCGTCGCCCGTTTCATCGGTTCACCGGCGATGAACATCATTCCCTCGACGGTGACGGCATCCGGTGCGCAGACAACGGTTAAGCTGACCGGCGGCAAGAGCGTGACCCTCGATATCCCGACCGACGCATCACAGAACGGCAAGACGGCGAGCTTCGGCGTGCGACCTGAAGATCTGCAGGTGAGCACGGGCGACGATTTCCTGTTCGAAGGTACGGTCTCGATCGTCGAGGCGCTCGGCGAAGTGACGCTGCTCTACATCGAGGGGCTCGTCGACAAGGAGCCAATCATCGCCAAGATCCCCGGCATCCTGCCGGTTCACCGCGGTGACAAAGTGCGCTTCACCGCGGACAAGGCCAAGCTGCACCTCTTCGATGCCGAAGGCCGCAGCTATCGCACCTGA
- the edd gene encoding phosphogluconate dehydratase produces the protein MSADSRIAAITARIVERSKPHREPYLDRVRRAASSGPHRSVLGCGNLAHGFAVCSPAEKVALAGDRVPNLGIITSYNDMLSAHQPFETYPALIREAARAAGGVAQVAGGVPAMCDGVTQGQPGMELSLFSRDLIAMAAGVGLSHNMFDSTVYLGVCDKIVPGLVIAALTFGHLPAVFVPAGPMTSGLPNDEKARVRQLFAEGKVGRDELLEAESKSYHGPGTCTFYGTANSNQMLMEIMGFHMPGASFVNPGTPLRDALTKEAAKRALAITAMGNEFTPAGEMIDERSIVNGVVGLHATGGSTNHTMHLVAMARAAGIVLTWQDISELSDIVPLLARVYPNGLADVNHFHAAGGMGFLISQLLRGGLLHDDVRTVFGQGLDAYKIDIRLGANGGVERVPTPKESADPKVLATIDQPFQHTGGLKMLTGNLGKAVIKISAVKPDRHVIEAPAKIFHDQAELNAAFKAGKLEGDFVAVVRFQGPKANGMPELHKLTTVLGILQDRGQRVAILTDGRMSGASGKVPAAIHVTPEAKDGGPIARIQEGDIVRIDATAGTIEVLVEDIALKTRVPAHADLSDNEFGMGRELFAPFRAIAGTADHGASVLFH, from the coding sequence ATGTCCGCCGATTCCCGCATTGCCGCGATCACCGCACGTATCGTCGAGCGCTCCAAACCCCACCGCGAACCCTATCTCGACCGCGTCCGCCGCGCGGCTTCAAGCGGCCCGCACCGCAGCGTGCTCGGTTGCGGCAATCTCGCGCACGGATTTGCCGTCTGTTCCCCCGCTGAGAAGGTGGCGCTGGCAGGCGACCGCGTGCCCAATCTCGGCATCATCACCTCCTACAATGACATGCTTTCGGCCCATCAGCCGTTCGAGACCTATCCGGCGCTGATCCGCGAGGCGGCACGCGCGGCTGGCGGCGTCGCGCAGGTTGCGGGTGGCGTGCCGGCCATGTGCGACGGCGTCACGCAAGGCCAGCCCGGCATGGAGCTTTCGCTCTTTTCACGCGACCTGATCGCCATGGCCGCCGGTGTCGGCCTGTCGCACAACATGTTCGATTCCACCGTCTATCTGGGCGTCTGCGACAAGATCGTGCCGGGCCTCGTCATCGCGGCGCTGACCTTCGGCCATCTGCCGGCCGTCTTCGTGCCCGCCGGCCCGATGACCTCGGGTCTACCGAACGACGAGAAGGCGCGGGTGCGCCAGCTCTTCGCCGAAGGCAAGGTCGGCCGCGACGAGCTCCTGGAGGCGGAGTCCAAGTCCTACCACGGTCCCGGCACCTGCACCTTCTACGGCACCGCCAACTCCAACCAGATGCTGATGGAGATCATGGGCTTCCACATGCCCGGTGCCTCCTTCGTCAATCCGGGCACGCCGCTACGCGACGCGCTCACGAAGGAAGCCGCCAAGCGGGCGCTCGCGATCACCGCCATGGGCAACGAATTCACGCCGGCAGGCGAAATGATCGACGAGCGTTCGATCGTCAACGGTGTCGTCGGTCTGCATGCGACAGGCGGCTCGACCAATCACACCATGCACCTCGTCGCCATGGCGCGCGCTGCCGGCATCGTTCTCACCTGGCAGGATATTTCCGAGCTCTCCGATATCGTGCCGCTGCTCGCGCGCGTCTATCCGAACGGGCTTGCCGATGTGAACCACTTCCACGCCGCCGGCGGTATGGGCTTCCTGATCAGCCAGCTTCTTCGCGGCGGCCTGCTGCACGATGATGTCCGCACCGTCTTCGGCCAGGGCCTCGACGCCTACAAAATCGATATCCGTCTCGGCGCCAACGGCGGGGTCGAACGCGTGCCGACGCCGAAGGAAAGCGCCGATCCTAAGGTGCTCGCGACCATCGACCAACCGTTCCAGCATACCGGTGGCCTGAAGATGCTGACCGGTAATCTCGGCAAGGCGGTCATCAAGATCTCCGCCGTCAAGCCGGATCGTCACGTCATCGAGGCGCCGGCCAAGATCTTCCACGATCAGGCCGAGCTCAATGCCGCGTTCAAGGCCGGCAAGCTCGAAGGCGATTTCGTCGCCGTCGTGCGCTTCCAGGGCCCGAAGGCGAACGGCATGCCCGAGTTGCACAAGCTGACGACCGTGCTCGGCATCCTCCAGGATCGCGGTCAGCGCGTCGCCATCCTGACGGACGGCCGCATGTCGGGCGCCTCGGGCAAGGTGCCTGCGGCGATCCACGTGACGCCGGAAGCCAAGGACGGCGGCCCGATCGCTCGCATCCAGGAAGGCGACATCGTCCGCATCGATGCGACAGCCGGAACGATCGAAGTCCTGGTCGAAGACATCGCGCTGAAGACGCGCGTGCCGGCGCATGCCGACCTATCGGACAACGAGTTCGGCATGGGGCGCGAGCTTTTCGCGCCGTTCCGCGCAATTGCCGGCACGGCCGATCACGGCGCCAGCGTTCTCTTCCATTAG